The proteins below are encoded in one region of Cytophagales bacterium:
- the atpC gene encoding ATP synthase F1 subunit epsilon, which produces MYIEIITPDEKFFEGEVESATFPGIDGSFQVLNNHAPLISTLGKGDIRFIRLVEKKPEETHVLVEGGIVEVLNNRVSVLAEKIFSE; this is translated from the coding sequence ATGTACATCGAGATCATTACACCGGATGAAAAGTTTTTCGAGGGGGAAGTAGAGAGTGCTACTTTCCCTGGAATTGACGGATCATTTCAGGTATTGAATAATCACGCACCGCTTATTTCTACTTTGGGAAAAGGCGATATCCGATTTATCCGACTGGTAGAAAAGAAGCCGGAAGAAACCCACGTTTTGGTGGAAGGCGGAATTGTTGAAGTACTCAACAACCGAGTTTCTGTGCTCGCTGAAAAAATCTTTAGCGAGTAA
- a CDS encoding aminotransferase class IV, giving the protein MFQFLESICLDGEGFPLLEYHQKRVNRVFKEVYGHVSPLVLEDIIPSEIPGSSIRKVRVLYGERQHQIEIHPYVRKKINSLQLVTSDTIDYGYKYADRVELGQLFEQRNSADDILIVKNGLLTDTCYANIALLKNNVWHTPEEPLLPGVRRAKLLEEGQIIPTAIRTEDLAQFERLSLFNAMIDLGEVLIPIGNVIY; this is encoded by the coding sequence ATGTTCCAGTTTCTTGAAAGCATTTGTTTAGATGGGGAGGGATTTCCGCTCCTGGAATATCATCAAAAGCGTGTCAATCGTGTTTTTAAGGAAGTTTATGGCCATGTTTCACCCTTAGTGTTGGAAGACATTATCCCATCAGAAATACCTGGTTCCTCCATTAGGAAGGTTCGGGTCTTGTATGGCGAGCGTCAGCATCAGATTGAAATACATCCTTACGTCAGAAAGAAAATCAATTCCCTCCAATTGGTTACTTCTGACACCATTGATTATGGCTATAAGTATGCAGATCGAGTGGAGTTAGGGCAATTATTTGAGCAAAGAAATTCAGCGGACGATATCCTTATTGTAAAAAATGGACTGCTGACAGATACCTGTTATGCGAATATTGCCTTACTTAAAAACAACGTGTGGCACACTCCCGAAGAGCCACTATTGCCAGGTGTAAGAAGGGCGAAATTATTGGAAGAAGGGCAAATTATTCCTACAGCCATTCGAACTGAAGATTTAGCTCAATTTGAGCGGCTTTCTCTTTTTAATGCGATGATTGATTTGGGAGAGGTCTTGATTCCAATTGGAAATGTAATTTACTGA
- a CDS encoding aminodeoxychorismate synthase component I, translated as MIRQRNEAIAYMNELGQARTPFIFFTNFEATEAYVAKLPLKDSAVYFDIEGYRNYNPSTPTTIEIFPKHLSFQAFREAFDAIQQEINIGNSFLTNLTFSSPVKSSGTQLDIFHSTKALFKIYYQDHFVCFSPERFVSIDESGQIASFPMKGTIDASLPDAASRLLNDPKEIAEHVTIVDLIRNDLSRIADQVHVPRFRYIDQIKSRQKDLLQVSSEVRGQLDTNWQDQIGSILFELLPAGSISGAPKPKTVAMIHETETHDRNFYTGVCGIYDGKKLTSGVMIRFIEQTSNGLVYKSGAGITAQSVAEKEYQEIRDKIYVPVS; from the coding sequence ATGATTCGCCAGCGCAATGAAGCCATTGCGTACATGAACGAGCTTGGCCAGGCTCGTACACCCTTCATATTTTTTACCAATTTTGAAGCAACAGAAGCCTATGTTGCAAAGCTCCCATTAAAGGATAGTGCCGTATATTTCGATATTGAAGGCTACCGCAATTACAATCCTTCAACTCCTACGACCATTGAAATCTTTCCGAAACACCTATCATTTCAAGCATTCCGAGAAGCCTTCGACGCCATACAACAGGAAATCAATATTGGTAATTCGTTCCTGACTAACCTTACCTTCAGTTCACCTGTCAAATCTTCTGGCACCCAGCTAGACATTTTTCATAGTACCAAAGCACTTTTCAAAATCTATTATCAGGACCACTTTGTTTGTTTCTCTCCGGAACGCTTTGTATCCATAGATGAATCAGGACAGATTGCCTCTTTCCCCATGAAGGGCACCATTGACGCCTCTTTACCTGATGCCGCAAGCCGCTTATTGAATGACCCAAAAGAGATTGCCGAACACGTGACCATTGTGGACCTTATTCGCAATGACCTGAGTCGCATCGCTGATCAAGTGCATGTTCCTCGGTTTCGATACATCGATCAGATCAAGTCTCGACAAAAAGACTTATTACAAGTGAGTTCTGAGGTAAGGGGACAATTAGACACTAATTGGCAAGATCAAATTGGATCCATACTCTTCGAGCTACTACCTGCCGGGTCGATCTCAGGTGCCCCAAAGCCAAAAACAGTCGCGATGATCCATGAAACCGAGACACATGATCGCAATTTTTACACTGGCGTCTGTGGCATCTATGATGGGAAAAAACTTACCTCTGGAGTCATGATACGATTCATTGAGCAAACTTCTAACGGACTCGTCTATAAAAGTGGAGCAGGCATTACCGCACAAAGTGTCGCTGAAAAAGAATATCAGGAAATACGTGATAAGATCTATGTTCCAGTTTCTTGA
- a CDS encoding DUF6787 family protein, whose product MSWINKLQEKWGLTSIKQVIIILIVFACTGFTVLLIKPLVTNYVTDNGTTNEWFKIVYWVLIFPFYNVILLTYGFLFGQFDFFWAYEKKMINRFRRKKNDSPAQ is encoded by the coding sequence ATGAGTTGGATCAATAAGCTTCAGGAAAAATGGGGACTGACCAGTATCAAACAGGTCATCATTATACTGATCGTATTCGCCTGCACTGGATTCACAGTCCTTCTGATAAAACCCCTCGTTACCAACTACGTGACTGATAATGGCACGACCAACGAATGGTTCAAAATCGTATACTGGGTCTTGATCTTCCCATTTTACAACGTGATCCTGCTGACTTACGGGTTTCTGTTTGGCCAGTTTGATTTCTTCTGGGCTTATGAAAAGAAAATGATCAATCGCTTCAGACGTAAGAAGAATGATTCGCCAGCGCAATGA
- a CDS encoding RluA family pseudouridine synthase produces the protein MKSKSTSEPQVIFEDNHLLVIHKPSGWLVQGDKTGDATLTDWGRKYIKEKYDKPGEVYLHPVHRLDRPVSGIVTFARTSKASERLNRLFREDKVVKSYLAVVQGVPIETEGKLIHWLVKDGSKNLVKAYNRERNGAKRAELSYEILLVEKGHSLLHVKPKTGRPHQIRVQLASMRCPIVGDLRYGKGTPNPDKSISLHAFQLSFVHPVRKEPLQLTCAPKGQNWSAFENKIDELDQ, from the coding sequence ATGAAGTCCAAAAGCACCTCCGAACCACAAGTCATTTTTGAAGACAACCACTTACTGGTGATTCACAAACCTTCAGGATGGCTGGTACAAGGTGATAAGACCGGCGATGCTACCTTGACAGACTGGGGCAGAAAATACATCAAAGAGAAATACGACAAGCCCGGTGAAGTTTACCTCCATCCGGTTCATCGATTGGACAGGCCTGTGAGCGGAATTGTCACATTCGCCAGAACGTCAAAAGCTTCTGAGCGGTTGAATCGCTTGTTTCGGGAAGACAAGGTTGTAAAGTCTTATCTGGCCGTCGTTCAGGGGGTGCCCATCGAAACTGAAGGCAAACTCATACATTGGCTGGTCAAAGATGGGAGCAAAAACCTCGTTAAGGCCTACAACAGGGAAAGGAATGGAGCCAAAAGAGCTGAACTTTCCTATGAAATCCTACTCGTAGAAAAGGGTCATTCCTTATTACACGTTAAACCTAAAACTGGCAGGCCACATCAAATACGGGTTCAGTTGGCCAGTATGAGATGTCCGATAGTCGGGGATCTTCGATACGGAAAAGGCACGCCTAATCCGGATAAGAGCATTTCCTTGCATGCTTTTCAATTAAGCTTCGTTCACCCCGTGAGAAAAGAACCTTTACAATTAACTTGCGCCCCGAAAGGCCAAAACTGGTCTGCATTTGAAAATAAGATTGATGAGTTGGATCAATAA
- a CDS encoding FAD-dependent oxidoreductase, with protein MKRRQFVRNTLLGSTLPFWLQGCKWESKVNFPITVHSDHLTGHLMFESQQWPRKQAASVPLIIAGGGVAGLAAAWKHREKDFRLFELSDRFGGTASSQSFHGIDICQGAHYDLDYPDYYGEEVLQLLEQIGAIEYQSWKKSWSFTDRQHLIPATRRQQCYQNGRIRADVIPEGPQKVKFLAAITPFLGEMKLPTRHISRDLTYLDQQNFVNFLSQSMEVDAEFKRYLDYHMMDDYGGTADQVSALAGIHYFMCRPYYREPVSLFSPPMGNDYFVRKMMAQMDEDKLHKKHLVSRVEKKGPGFVVEVLDIEQKSVQVYEAEQVIYAGQKHALKYVFPEEYDLFADNIYAPWMVINFITDQQPEQFGFWQNEYLGEDPSFLGFIDSSVQDRGSLNGNRVLTAYYCLKPEDRKVLKTIPENKDRIVSETLEKIESFLATKLPIKQVFIKVMGHAMPIPETGYLFQERSAATSLSYAGVDTGRLPLLFDALDSGLQV; from the coding sequence ATGAAGAGAAGGCAATTTGTTCGGAATACACTCCTGGGAAGTACACTTCCTTTTTGGTTGCAGGGTTGTAAGTGGGAATCCAAAGTCAACTTTCCAATTACGGTCCATTCCGATCATTTGACCGGGCATTTGATGTTCGAAAGCCAGCAATGGCCTAGAAAACAAGCGGCCTCGGTTCCTTTGATCATTGCTGGGGGTGGTGTGGCTGGATTAGCCGCGGCATGGAAACACCGTGAAAAAGATTTTCGATTATTTGAATTGTCGGATCGGTTTGGAGGCACAGCTTCCAGTCAATCCTTTCACGGCATTGATATTTGTCAGGGAGCTCATTATGACCTGGATTATCCGGATTATTATGGAGAGGAGGTACTGCAACTTTTAGAGCAAATTGGTGCGATCGAATATCAATCCTGGAAAAAGTCCTGGTCTTTTACTGATCGTCAGCATTTGATTCCTGCGACAAGAAGGCAGCAGTGTTATCAAAATGGAAGAATCCGGGCTGATGTTATTCCAGAAGGGCCACAAAAAGTAAAATTTTTAGCAGCGATTACTCCGTTTCTGGGTGAGATGAAATTGCCTACCCGTCATATCAGTAGGGACCTGACTTATCTTGATCAACAGAATTTTGTGAATTTTCTGTCTCAAAGCATGGAAGTTGATGCCGAATTCAAACGTTACCTCGATTACCATATGATGGATGATTATGGAGGAACGGCCGATCAGGTTTCTGCACTTGCGGGCATTCACTATTTCATGTGTCGGCCTTATTATCGAGAGCCTGTTTCACTCTTTTCACCACCGATGGGGAATGACTATTTTGTTCGGAAGATGATGGCTCAGATGGATGAGGATAAGCTTCATAAAAAACATCTTGTGTCCAGGGTTGAGAAGAAGGGACCAGGTTTTGTGGTGGAAGTGTTGGACATTGAACAAAAATCTGTACAGGTTTATGAGGCGGAGCAGGTGATTTATGCAGGGCAAAAACATGCGTTGAAATATGTTTTCCCAGAGGAGTACGATTTGTTTGCTGATAACATTTATGCTCCCTGGATGGTCATCAATTTCATCACCGATCAACAACCGGAACAATTTGGATTCTGGCAAAATGAATATTTGGGAGAAGACCCTTCCTTTCTTGGGTTTATTGATTCCAGTGTGCAGGATCGTGGGAGTCTCAATGGAAACCGAGTGTTAACTGCCTACTATTGCCTGAAACCTGAAGACCGTAAGGTACTTAAAACCATCCCTGAAAATAAGGATAGAATTGTATCGGAGACCCTGGAGAAAATAGAGTCGTTTCTCGCTACAAAATTGCCGATCAAGCAAGTGTTCATCAAGGTCATGGGGCATGCCATGCCGATACCTGAAACTGGCTATCTGTTTCAGGAAAGAAGTGCAGCAACGAGCTTGTCCTATGCTGGAGTCGATACGGGTCGACTGCCCCTGTTATTTGACGCGCTCGATTCGGGATTGCAGGTTTAA
- a CDS encoding polyamine aminopropyltransferase, with amino-acid sequence MKYTSTLLKAALFATGLAGIVSEYTLSTLATYFLGDSVFQFTMIVSTMLFSMGLGSRLSKRIETNLIEKFVWIEFGLSVIASNVTIIVYTFFAIYSDPTAIIYILSISVGLLIGMEIPLVIRLNEQFQSLRVNISSAMENDYYGSLAGGVFFAFIGLPHLGLTYTPVILGAVNFSVAITVIIVIWKELPKNKRKRMLGYISGVIIIICASAFLSKAVVNWGDRVRYNDRVVYSEQSKYQKIVLTYSGDDYWFFLNGHQQLSTADEALYHEPLVHPIMHLHEAPKSVLVLGGGDGVAVRELLKYPDLEKIVLVDLDPRVTKLAQNHPILLDINENALNHPMVEVINQDGFTYLESVKGQYDVIIADFPDPRTVDLGRLYSQEFYWLCKQALRLGGLMITQAGSPYYAQQAFECIQLTMSKAGFTTLPLHNQVPTLGEWGWVIGSKEATTNLGEQLRKQELRVSTQWLNQEAFTLISSFGKQVFKKQYNKVKPNRIHDPVLYRYYLAGNWDLY; translated from the coding sequence ATGAAGTATACGTCTACCCTCCTGAAGGCGGCCCTATTTGCCACCGGACTGGCAGGTATTGTTTCGGAATACACCTTATCGACCCTTGCCACCTATTTTCTAGGGGATTCTGTTTTTCAATTCACAATGATCGTGTCGACCATGCTCTTTTCCATGGGCCTGGGCAGTCGATTGAGTAAACGAATTGAAACGAATCTCATTGAAAAGTTTGTCTGGATTGAATTCGGGCTGTCGGTGATCGCTTCTAATGTGACGATCATTGTCTACACTTTTTTCGCTATCTACAGTGATCCTACCGCAATCATTTACATTTTAAGCATCAGTGTGGGTTTACTGATCGGCATGGAAATCCCGCTGGTCATTCGACTGAACGAACAGTTCCAAAGCCTCCGGGTCAATATCTCTTCGGCCATGGAAAATGATTACTATGGCAGTTTGGCGGGCGGTGTATTCTTTGCTTTTATTGGTTTACCACATTTAGGCCTGACCTATACCCCCGTTATATTGGGAGCGGTCAATTTTTCCGTGGCCATCACTGTGATCATTGTTATTTGGAAAGAGCTCCCCAAAAATAAGCGTAAACGCATGCTGGGCTATATCTCGGGTGTGATCATCATCATTTGCGCTTCGGCTTTCCTTTCCAAGGCCGTGGTAAATTGGGGAGACCGGGTTCGATACAATGATCGGGTCGTTTACAGCGAACAGAGCAAGTATCAAAAAATTGTATTGACGTATTCCGGAGATGATTACTGGTTTTTCCTGAATGGACACCAGCAACTAAGCACTGCTGACGAAGCACTCTATCATGAACCGTTGGTTCATCCGATCATGCATTTACATGAAGCTCCAAAAAGCGTTCTTGTGCTTGGTGGCGGAGATGGCGTTGCGGTAAGAGAACTACTCAAATATCCTGACCTTGAAAAAATTGTCCTCGTAGACCTGGATCCCCGTGTCACCAAATTGGCCCAAAATCACCCTATCCTATTGGACATTAATGAAAATGCCCTGAATCATCCAATGGTAGAGGTAATTAACCAAGATGGATTTACTTATCTGGAAAGCGTCAAAGGTCAATATGACGTTATCATTGCAGATTTTCCAGACCCCAGAACAGTCGATTTGGGCAGACTCTACAGTCAGGAATTCTACTGGCTATGCAAGCAAGCGCTTCGTCTGGGTGGACTGATGATCACACAGGCAGGAAGCCCCTATTATGCCCAACAAGCTTTCGAATGTATCCAATTGACCATGTCCAAAGCGGGATTTACTACGCTCCCTCTACATAATCAAGTCCCCACACTTGGAGAATGGGGATGGGTGATTGGCAGTAAAGAAGCAACAACAAATCTGGGAGAACAGCTACGAAAACAAGAGTTACGCGTCTCCACTCAGTGGCTCAATCAAGAAGCATTCACTTTGATCTCCTCATTTGGGAAGCAGGTCTTCAAAAAACAATACAATAAAGTGAAGCCCAATCGCATCCACGATCCCGTACTCTATCGTTACTATTTAGCTGGCAACTGGGATTTGTATTAA
- a CDS encoding DUF350 domain-containing protein, with protein MGILDGVLTTVIYILASFVLFLVGKVTYQLFHPKVKVSWELVENDNLAFSFAYVGYYIGLLLAIGSAVVGESQGLINDLIDIGIYGALSIILLNITLIINDKLIFSKFNMKKEILEDKNLGTGIIEGANAIATGLIVLGAIHGEGHGDGGPIVTAVLYWLLGQGILFITSLVYNLITPYDIHEHIEKNNVAVGVGYAGAVIAIANLIRFALMHDFESWTSTLSDVAVDTTIGLLFLPIARTLTDKILLPGQKLTDEIVNQEHPNVGAAIIEAFAYVGGSMLIAWSLTSY; from the coding sequence ATGGGAATCTTAGATGGCGTACTGACCACAGTCATTTACATATTGGCCAGTTTCGTTCTTTTCCTCGTTGGTAAAGTCACTTATCAGTTGTTCCATCCAAAAGTGAAGGTCAGCTGGGAACTGGTTGAAAATGACAACCTCGCCTTCTCTTTTGCTTATGTAGGATATTACATTGGGTTGCTTCTTGCCATAGGAAGTGCTGTAGTAGGCGAATCTCAGGGGCTGATCAATGATCTGATCGACATAGGGATCTACGGAGCATTGTCCATCATCCTGCTAAACATCACATTGATCATCAATGATAAGCTGATCTTCTCCAAGTTCAACATGAAGAAGGAGATCCTGGAGGATAAAAACCTGGGTACCGGAATCATTGAAGGAGCCAATGCCATTGCCACTGGTTTGATTGTTCTGGGAGCTATTCACGGAGAAGGACATGGAGATGGTGGTCCTATTGTTACTGCTGTGCTTTACTGGCTACTCGGACAAGGCATTCTGTTTATCACCTCTTTGGTTTACAACCTGATCACTCCTTACGACATTCACGAACACATTGAGAAGAATAATGTTGCGGTAGGGGTTGGTTACGCAGGTGCAGTGATCGCCATTGCAAATCTCATTCGCTTTGCGCTGATGCACGATTTCGAAAGCTGGACTTCTACGCTCAGCGATGTAGCGGTTGACACGACCATTGGCCTTTTGTTTTTACCCATTGCCAGAACATTGACTGATAAAATACTTTTACCTGGCCAAAAACTAACGGACGAAATTGTCAATCAGGAACATCCCAATGTAGGCGCAGCCATCATTGAAGCATTTGCTTATGTGGGCGGATCCATGCTCATTGCCTGGTCACTTACTTCCTATTGA
- a CDS encoding DUF4178 domain-containing protein, with amino-acid sequence MFNFFKKKKEPDYDVTNLQISDLDVGFIFEYDLKSWVVKEKYEYQWNTNNFSYEYKIDSGDDVAFLSVEDEGMLKLGIFRPMKIRKIDEDVADEIARTEKAPRQIHYNGEQYFLNSDTAGHFRECGKKTEDWEELISFEYLTEEEDKIVSISQWDEETFEASEGISIESYQISNIIPGSS; translated from the coding sequence ATGTTTAACTTTTTTAAAAAGAAGAAAGAACCTGATTACGATGTAACCAATTTACAAATCTCAGATTTGGATGTTGGTTTCATTTTTGAGTACGACCTTAAAAGCTGGGTCGTCAAGGAGAAGTACGAATACCAATGGAACACCAATAATTTTTCGTACGAATACAAAATTGACAGTGGAGATGATGTTGCCTTCCTCAGTGTAGAAGATGAGGGCATGCTGAAACTGGGTATTTTCCGGCCGATGAAGATCCGAAAGATCGATGAAGATGTGGCTGATGAAATCGCCCGGACCGAAAAAGCCCCCAGACAGATCCACTACAATGGTGAGCAATATTTCCTGAATTCCGACACAGCCGGGCATTTCCGGGAATGTGGCAAAAAAACGGAAGACTGGGAAGAATTAATTTCGTTTGAATACCTCACAGAAGAAGAGGACAAAATTGTTTCGATCTCCCAGTGGGATGAAGAGACCTTTGAAGCCTCCGAAGGGATTTCCATAGAGTCCTATCAAATTTCCAACATTATACCCGGCAGCAGCTAA
- a CDS encoding PspA/IM30 family protein, producing MNVFKRMFKMGEAEAHSALDKLENPIKLTEQGIRDLKKDLDASLKALAEVKAMAIRAKNDVQTNMSKAKDYENKAMLLLKKAQSGEMEASDADRLATEALSRKEEFTAALTQSKNEQDRFENNVSQLDGKVKKLRAEISKYENELRTLKARVKVSEATAKVNKQMAQIDSSSTVSMLERMKDKVAQQEALAEAYGDIAGESKSLDDEIDSALDGTNTKASDDLAAMKAKLGM from the coding sequence ATGAACGTTTTCAAAAGAATGTTTAAAATGGGGGAAGCAGAGGCTCATTCTGCCCTCGATAAATTAGAGAACCCTATTAAGCTAACAGAACAAGGTATTCGAGATCTGAAAAAAGATCTGGATGCCAGCCTTAAGGCATTGGCCGAGGTAAAAGCCATGGCCATTCGTGCCAAGAATGACGTGCAAACCAACATGTCTAAAGCCAAAGACTATGAGAATAAGGCCATGTTGCTCTTGAAAAAAGCACAATCAGGTGAAATGGAAGCTTCTGATGCTGATCGTTTAGCTACTGAGGCTTTGAGCAGAAAAGAAGAATTCACTGCGGCACTGACACAATCTAAAAACGAGCAAGATCGTTTTGAGAATAACGTGTCTCAGCTGGATGGCAAGGTGAAGAAGCTTAGAGCGGAGATCAGCAAATATGAAAATGAATTGCGCACGTTGAAAGCGCGCGTGAAGGTGAGTGAAGCCACTGCTAAAGTTAATAAGCAAATGGCGCAGATCGACTCTTCAAGCACCGTAAGCATGCTTGAGCGCATGAAAGATAAAGTTGCCCAACAAGAAGCGTTGGCTGAAGCCTATGGCGATATCGCCGGAGAGTCTAAATCTTTGGATGATGAGATCGATAGTGCACTGGATGGCACGAACACGAAAGCTTCCGATGACCTGGCGGCCATGAAGGCCAAGCTGGGCATGTAA
- a CDS encoding YbjN domain-containing protein, giving the protein MNSYFQKVKDYLLELDFTIVQEDEEDGVFVVENEEEGMKNVVLIVSEPIVIVEQYLFDLSADSGEIFKKLLMKNRDIIHGAFALDETGKRVLFRNTHECENLDLNEIEATLNSLALLLSEYTDELIAFSKN; this is encoded by the coding sequence ATGAACTCGTACTTTCAAAAAGTAAAGGACTACCTACTAGAACTCGACTTCACCATCGTTCAGGAAGATGAAGAGGATGGCGTATTTGTAGTCGAAAATGAGGAAGAAGGCATGAAAAATGTTGTCCTCATCGTATCTGAACCGATCGTTATCGTAGAGCAGTATCTCTTCGACCTTTCTGCCGACTCGGGAGAGATCTTCAAGAAGTTATTGATGAAAAACAGAGACATCATCCACGGCGCATTTGCACTGGATGAGACCGGGAAACGCGTGCTTTTCCGCAATACCCACGAGTGTGAAAATCTTGATCTGAATGAAATAGAGGCCACACTAAACTCACTCGCACTATTGTTGAGTGAATACACAGACGAATTAATTGCATTTAGTAAGAACTAA